One Suncus etruscus isolate mSunEtr1 chromosome 13, mSunEtr1.pri.cur, whole genome shotgun sequence genomic region harbors:
- the LOC126025801 gene encoding keratin-associated protein 6-2-like, with amino-acid sequence MSCKTSRSSCGSCGYGSGYYGSGYGCGYGSGYGCGYGSGYGCGYGTGYGCGYGCGYGSGYGCGYGSRYGCGYGSGYGCGYGSRYGCGYGSGYGCGYGSGYGCNYGSGYGSTYCGYRPFVYRRCYSCC; translated from the coding sequence ATGTCTTGCAAAACCTCCAGAAGCTCATGTGGTAGCTGTGGTTATGGCTCTGGCTATTATGGTTCTGGCTATGGCTGTGGCTATGGCTCTGGCTATGGCTGTGGTTATGGCTCTGGCTATGGCTGTGGTTATGGCACTGGCTATGGCTGTGGTTATGGCTGTGGCTATGGCTCTGGTTATGGCTGTGGCTATGGTTCCAGATATGGCTGTGGTTATGGCTCTGGCTATGGCTGTGGCTATGGTTCCAGATATGGCTGCGGCTATGGCTCCGGATATGGCTGTGGCTATGGTTCTGGATATGGCTGTAATTATGGCTCTGGATATGGCTCTACCTATTGTGGATACAGACCATTTGTCTACCGAAGATGCTATTCTTGCTGTTAG